Genomic segment of Populus nigra chromosome 6, ddPopNigr1.1, whole genome shotgun sequence:
atctttgcattatttgcttctcatgtatctatcaaaacaGCATCCCCCTCCTCATTACTCTTAGGTATCATATAAGCtccactaacatacccccacatcttcttatccttaaaaaaatttctcattacatagcttcaatacgaatagttcttcccatccaacctcacactcacagactgaagcaaatcatctctttcagtagccataatcaacaatcatagagaaccagaatgcaaaagcagtggaaaataaaatatcaaattgtagaaactaaacaaatatcttctcaaaattatactattactccaaaacacaaaacaaatttgcagaaaatggatggaaatatcaaattgcaaaagctgaagggaagacgaaataccaaaataattgcagaaactgacgaaataccaaattttgcagaagcggacAAAAAAAAGTTGGACCCGCGAAGTTGTGTTCGAGATTAAGCCTCGTTCCATAAAATCAGCtatgataccatgttaaaataattgagatcaaatacaAAAAGGAGGCtaaaattctgaataatctttatattatgaatacttaatcttaacctaaatacatataaagtatatataggttaaactgaaagtattattctattcttaataaataagattacataaatattatttaacaataacaaaCTAGTAATATTTCATTTATACCAGTGATTTGGgcattaataaaatcataattacaaaTCTATAATCTTTTTCACATTTTTGTCTGACCGAGTCGGGTTCAAAATGTAGTAGTAGTGTGAGATGAATTATGAAACAGTAAtgaatgaaaatatgatatgcaTAAGTGTTTCCGCCTTCAAAAGACATGagatttttaatggtttttccaGTATATTATCGGCATTGATTTTCACAGAGTAGCCCAAGAACCAGCCTCCTAGAGCCCCAAGATCAGCCAGGCTGAATTTGGACAAAATCTAGCTCGTTTTGGCAATATTTTGTGAAGGATTATTTCTTCACGCATAATTCCTTATTGAAAATGATTCTTTCTAATGAATAATGTTTATCTGGTTGAATTATCTACAATTTGCTATTTTTATACCGAGTGAAGAGTTCTGGTATGTGTTTCTATATGAAGTAGAGGTTCTTTGCAACAAGTAATTCCTTCTTTGGATGAATTCTCTACAACAAACCAGTTTCTTGCTTGAAAAAATTCTCCATGTCAGCAACAAAATACGAAAAGAATTCTCTGCTAACGTAAGATTCTGCAACTCTAATTCCACAGTACTGTATGGATGAATACTATTCAGTATTCAGGATTATGAATAAACACAAGCAGCAGATTCCTTGAGCATTCCTCCATCTGATCTCATCTCAAAAACTGGGAAATCATTATATGATCTTCCTTCTCCATGGCCACCGTACTTGTTCAATATATCTCCCCTCTTCAAGTCTGAAAAGTTCTCGGGTTTCTTGTAAATCCGATTCCTAATGTGAGGATAGCCTGTGAAAAGATAGTTTGATGGATCAAAAACCGGGGACTCGGCCTTCTGTGACACACAACGAGTGTTGCTTTGGAATTGGTAATTCCCTGATGGTTTGAAAAGAGGTGTTTCTTTCCTTGACAAGCTATTAGCCCTCAAACAGTTCTCCATCACCTTGATTTCCTCTTTGaatctttgttttatttcttttacccGATTTCGAAGCAATCTTGTGCGATTTGCAGATTTCAATTCCTCGACAACTTTCGATGCATGTGATTTGCTCAAATTGTTGGAAAATGCATATGGAATTCTGTTGCACACAATGCAGAATTTCTTGCTTCTCTCCAAGTTGAAGTCTCTTCTCTTTATATTATCTGAGAGATATGAATAAGCCTGCAAGAAAAAGCGTATTCTTTTTCAGAGGATGCTGAAAGGAACATACATGCATACATATATACAGAGAGACACACAaacattgaaatttatttttttaaaaaaaaaaactgaactgttccatgaaattttatgttgattcttaattactaaaagaatgatgaaGGGTGTTgtgatataattttatatcacgATACCCCAACTTGGCAGTTCCTGCTTCGcactgattttttttgaaaaagttcaTCAATCTTGCCCCATATTCCTCCAATCGGCCAGTTTATGACTTCCACGAATGTCATGGCCGCAATCAGGGGGATATTCAAATGCCATTGCTGCCATTGCGGCAAGAACATTCAAGGCAGCCATAGATTCTGGAAAACGGAACAAGACTGATGGAAAGCTATCCCAGAAAGAAATGAAGCAAAGTGAAGTAACAAAGCTTGGTGTATTAAAGGTGGAAGTAAAAGGAGAGAACTATCAAAAGATGGAAAAActaacaagaagaaaacaaagtttggtgaatttttctttttacaggGGAAACCAGCCAGGGCCCCTTTCTGTCACCCAAACTCTGCCATGGCTTTATGGCTATGTCACACAGGGCAACTCTCATAGTACAGAACCATTAGTAGTCATCAAATATTGCATTTCATCCTCGTGAGCATTTATTTTACAGGCTGCTAGGTTTGATGTGATTACTGGTGCGAGTTTATCTACTCTAATAACAATAGAATCTAATGGTATTTATCTAAATCTtggtttgaaattaaataaccAAGTTCAGTCAGTGCCCACGGATGGTCCCAAAATGCAAATGATTTTGTGTCATCTATCCATATTCTATATTTcttaaattcaatttgattcaaatgatTATCTCCATCATTAATCCATAAGAATTGTCTAATATCTATCTCATCTGATTGATTACATAAACCAATTTAAGCAATAAATCTTCATTGAAATAGTAGTAGTCCATGCAACTATACATGCCAAGTTCTACCCGTATCAATAAATAAGAAGAGAATAGTCTATCTAACCTCCAAGACAAGCTTGAAGGCAATGTCAGCTTTAGGATGGTTGTTCTTGTCTGGGTGAAGTTGCAAAGCTGCCACAAGAAATTAACAATCCTCACCACAAACGGAAGGAAAAGCAGatcaacattatatatatatatatatatatccaaaaacGCACTTACCAAGTTTATGATACCTCTTCTTTATAACTTCTAAGCCTGCATTTTCATCTACCTGCGAACAAGTCCAAGAAcacattgaattaaattgaaataaaacataaagaaaccttGAGAAGTAATCAAGATCAAGAAGATTAACACATTACGTACTCCCAGAATGCGATACCAATCAATAAAATGCGATTCCACAGGATCACAGCTGCTACTATGATGCCTGTGAACACAGGAAACCAATAGGGCTGAGAGAGAACAAATCTCAAACACTAACTGGGATTTCTTGGTTTCTAATTCTAGTCCCATTTTAGAGAGAAGAGgggtaaaaaatgaagaatggaACTGTTATATATACTCCTATTGTTGCTAAATGTGTATTGTCTTAATGTTGGTGTACGTTTCGTCGGTCTTTAAGGAGAGGGAGTGATTGCAATGGTGGAGCAGTTAAGAAAAGAGAGCAAAGTTTGCGAgagagatttttcaaagtggatcGGTTGGTGGGaagagaagagatggagaggttAACGTTAATGTTTGACGAGGTTAATATTTAGATTAACCATACGGGGGTGAAGCtcaggtgattattttttagttttgtatttttacaagttATTTGATCGAGTTTCAcgaattttaaaatcattagagacttatataattattaatttcagaatACATGGGATTAATCAAgatttatatgatcgttaacttcagggcatatgagattagtcgaggtacacgcaaACTGATCTAGATAtctacattaataaataaataaaaaaagttaatatttggATTTTGGCTCCAATATCCATCCCTCAATCCCTATTAGTTGGGttgatttcaatttaaaaatcaaatctagagGTTGGATTTTGAGAGCTTAGAGGCcattcttttatcttcttcacGAGATATTAAGAGAGCAGCCATTGTCATGTGTCAGCTCACCTGTATTCAAAAATAATGCTATGTGCCTTGAAATACTTGTTTCGAATCAGTTAGTATATCAATTGCGATCACGTCCATTGATCTTTAATGATATTCTCATGCATTAAATGGAATTTAATAAGTTCTACCAAGTGTTCAtcttaaaatttgaatataaaagGTTAGGAAACTGAGTAAATCTCACTATCCACTAGACCGATCCCTTGAATTTGTGGTAGATACTCAGTTATGGGGATATTTAAAgcattttttctatatatataaaaaaaaaacatttactgaAGAAAATTGGAGCAAGTCTAAAagcgtgtttggtagtgtggttgcgggtgcttttcaaataacttttcgtgttaaaatgcataccaatgatgtttttttattttttaaaaatcatttttaatatcagcacatcgaAACGATTCAaatcatacaaaccatattaaattttagccaaaaaaaaattcaatttttttggaaacgcagccacagccgcgttcccaaacattttctaaacaaaaagaaaaaaataaattctcaattaccaagaaattgtattttgaaaaaggaaaagaaatgagatTCAATCATATGCCTAAGAATCTAGAAAGCAGAGGAAGGAGACAACCACAAAATGTCACACTCCTGGAgtcaaacaaaacatttttcagTCAAATAGCATCTATCGTGCCATGAAATAATATTGGGAATCACAGATCCATTGGTAAGGGCGTAGGGTTCAGTAGAAAATATATGTTCTATGGAGCTGTGGCATTTCtcgatgttaattttttttttaaaaaaacataataatatatattattggcaTTGATTTTCACTGGACATAGAACTACAAGGAGTAGTAGTGTGTAGGGAGGGAGCTAGTAACATTTTTGGCAACCATGCTCTGTGTCTTGATAGCTTTTATAATTACAgttcaagaaaaacaatgaattatagttttttcataatcaagattttaaaataaagctTTCAGTAGAATTTATGCAAAATTATTGTGTATTCAACAaacaaacacttttaaaactataattagtGTAAAACATGGCTTCGATCACACTTAACCAAACAGAACagagttaattaattaagatatttcTTTATGAAACAGCATAGAATACAAGCTCTCCTCTGTATATTTCTTTACGAAACAGCTGAAAATCTGAgcttaattgtgtttttttcccttaCTATAAGCGTTTTTTGTGATTCCAGTCATTTAAGTTGATAttctaaaagaaaaatgcaGCTGATGCATCTAAATTGCTTTTGATTAATgtccaaaaaaatagaaaataacagagataaattcataaaaataaatatgtttttataacagtaaatctatcctttcgAAGAACAGGCCTCTGTCCCATTATCTTAATCATTTCTGTCTCACTAGATTCATGGTTTTATGCAGTCGATATTTTACAGCTGGTAATTTTCAAGGGAGATAAACAAAGGAAGAGATGAAGCTGACGTGACTGTCATGGCAATCTTAAGATGATGTAACGTCAAAATTGTTGAAGTCATATATTTGATCAAATGCTTCTACAAATTGGAAGTCGTAACATAACAAAATTTCAAGCTTGATAGGAGGAACAAAAACATGATTCTGCTGTGACACAGATCGGCAACAAAGTGATTTCTGTAATGTACAGATGTTGTGCACGTTGATATGATTCATGGAAGAGAAAGATAGATAGGCTACAGTACATGCTATAACACCTTTTCCTTGGACCTCATTTCAGATTTGGATCCACTCTATGCTTGTCTTGTCGTGGTTGAGTTCAAATTCAATTCAACCAGTGATCCAGGAGCTGCTGTGCCTGTACTTTGAGATAGTGTCATTATAGTGACCGTCAGCTGCAAACGATTTTACCTTCATTTGTTTGCTGGTTGCTTCTTTTCAGGTAATTTGAGAATACCCCTGTCTATTAAGGGCTGCAGTTCTTCCTTGGCTAGTTTACTGATCTCGGCATCAGACGATTCCAAGAATGCACGTATTATCTTAGAACTGCAGAACGTTACGAAAGACATTAACATCAGATATCAAAATTATGCTTTGGCTAAATGCATTCTACTTGCAAGAGAGACTTGAATGTTAGCCTAACCTGTGACCTTGTGTCCACTGCTCACACTTTCCTTTCAAAGCTTTCTTCCATAGAGTGGTGGCAAACATGGAGCTTTCCATAACTAATTTCCTAATGGTCCGACTGGAGTGGAAATTTTCAAGGACATGATCCTTATCTGATTCCTCAAATTTAGATTCTGCTGCAAGTGATGCTATAGCTTCATGCAAGGTGTTCATCTTGTCACCCAAAGTTTCTCGAAGGATACCACCAGAGCCCCCAGTTGCAACCTTCATTCATCACCAAGATAGATCAAATCAAATGATCTGATGGGTTAAGCCAGGTATTTACAAAGACATCTAGTGCCTGTTCGGTAGTGCAATTGCTCAGTGTTTTTTAtagtgcttttcaaattgattttgaacTGCAAAGGCATCAGATTGGTATTTTTTGAGAGCTTTAGGATGGTTGTGACATGAAGATGTCGAAATCACAAAAAAAGCATCCCAATTTGATGCCTTTTCAGAAGCACCTGCAACACATTATCAAATGCACTCTTAATAGGGGCACGTATGTGCCTCCTAAACCCAATAATCAAGCAAAATAGCAAGTTCACACTAACATAGACTTCAGAAGAGAGAGGTGAAAATATCATAACAAGTTTCAGCAACTGAACTTCTGGAGGTTGAAGTAAATAATTACTACAACAAAATATCAGATGCAGGGACTAACCTCATATaagatttctttaccaaaatTTGATCTTAGCAACTCTTCTGCATTCTCGATACATATGTCAATGAGGCTCTGCAAAGCACAGTAGTATCAAAGCCAGAAGTCTTTCTGATACAGAGACACCATAGAAAGGAGCAACAAAAGGAATTTTAGAGATCTTAATGTAACAAACCTCAGCAAGGCCACTGCCCACCAACAGCTCTTGCCTTCTAATAGAAGGATCTTTTTTGCCACCCTCAATGAGTTGAAGAGTTTCAGGGCTTGTACTTCCATCAGGCTTTGCCATTGTAACTTCTCTCCCATTGTTGTCCTTGTCAATAGATTCCTCGTCCTTTAAAGACTTAGTTTCAGAATTTACTTCCAATTCACCCtgcaaatggaaaagaaaaatagtacAGTCAAGCATTATTGCATCAGTGATCTAAGATCATTCAGGGTCCAGATAAATGATAAATGAATATCACGTTACCATGGCATTGAGAGAGGAAATAGATAGGCTAAGAGAAGCCATTTCATCAGGACTGAAATACCGCGTACAATTTGGATTAAGCAACTGCAAC
This window contains:
- the LOC133695747 gene encoding pre-mRNA-splicing factor cwf23-like, encoding MGLELETKKSQLVFEICSLSALLVSCVHRHHSSSCDPVESHFIDWYRILGVDENAGLEVIKKRYHKLALQLHPDKNNHPKADIAFKLVLEAYSYLSDNIKRRDFNLERSKKFCIVCNRIPYAFSNNLSKSHASKVVEELKSANRTRLLRNRVKEIKQRFKEEIKVMENCLRANSLSRKETPLFKPSGNYQFQSNTRCVSQKAESPVFDPSNYLFTGYPHIRNRIYKKPENFSDLKRGDILNKYGGHGEGRSYNDFPVFEMRSDGGMLKESAACVYS